TTGGTATGCTGGATAATCCGGCGTTCGACTGCGGAGATCTCCTCATCAAGATCACTCCTCTTCTGCCTGAGCGTCTCAATCTCATCTGAAAACTGCCGCTGCTCCTCCTCAAGCGAGGATATCCGCTCACGGGACTCAGCAATCTCTTCTTCAAATGCCCTGTTCTCGGCCTCAAGCCTGATATTTGCCTCATTGAGCGCTTCTTTCTCGGCAGTCATCTCCTCGATACGTTTCGAGAAGTACTGCCGTTCACGCTGGAGATCCGCAATATCCGCTTCCTTATTCCTGAGACGCCGCTCAATATCCTCAATAGATCGTTTCAGTCCTGAAAAGACCTCTGCAAGCCGGATGGCGTCCGACTCCTCCATCCGTCTCCTGATCTCCTCTATATGCGCATTTGTCGCAGAGATCCGGTCTGTGAACCCGTCAATCTTCTCTTCAAGATCAGCAATCTCCCCGGCGATCTCTGCTTCCCCTCCCTCAAGAGCAGCAAGAGCAATTGAAAGCTCGTCAATCTCGCTGTCAAGCTGGACAATCCGCTTGCCATACTCATCCACGATCAGTTCATGCCGTGCTGCCTTCTGCTCATTTGCCTGCCGTTCATCCCTGAGCGCCTCTGCAGCTGACGCCTGCCGTGCAATTGAGGCTGACAGGTCCTCCTCCTCCTGCCGAAGCCCCTGGAGCCGCTCTGAAAGGGCACTCATCTCGCGATCAACAGCTGCTCCGAACCCTTTCATATCGCGCCGTATGGAGCCTCCTGTCATCGCCCCGGTACGCTCAAGCAGTTCTCCCTCAAGGGTCACCATCCGGTGCCTGCCAAGAAGCTTTCTTGCATGCTCCATGGTGTCGATAACAACCGTTGTTCCAAAAACAAGGAAAAATGCCCGCTCATATGCCGGATCGTATTCCAGCAGCCGGATCGCATAATCAACAACGCCTTTTCCTTCAGGAGGAGGAAGCGGCGGCGGAACCCTGAGCTTCTCAAGAGGAAGGAAGGTGGCACGGCCAAGGCGCCCATCCTTGAGAAACCTGATCGCATCTGCTGCAACCGAATCATCAGTCACCACAACATGATTGATCTTCCCTCCCGCTGCGACATTCAGTGCGGTAGCATACTCCGGAGGAGCTTTTCCAAGCCGGGCAATGGTTCCGTATACCCCATCCATTCCGAGAACCGCTTCAACTGCACGGCCGCCTGCATCACCATGCGCCTGCTGCTGTGCCTCAAGCTGCATCAGTTTCTTCTCAAGTGAACGGACTTCTGAAGAGACATCCTCCCTGGAACTCCGAAGCACCATCAGTTTCTTCTCAACTGCAGAGAGCTCTTTCTCGTTTGCCTCCTGGTCGCGCCTGATGCCGTCAAGCACAGATTCCGCCTCGCGAACCTCCCGTTCCTTCAGAGCCCGCTCATCTGTTGCAGCCTGGAGGCGGGGAGCAAGCCTCTCTCGTTCGGATACCCGGAGCCTGCTTCTCTCGATAACAGCATCCTTCTCGGAGAGAAGCCGGGAACGTTCTTCCTTCAGCCCTTCAAGCTCCTGCATGCAGGAGAAGATCTCAGCCTGCCCACCCTCCGAATCTTTGGTGGCAGCAGCAAGTTCGGCTTCCGTCTTCTCCATCCTGGCTTTTGCCTGGGAGAGCTCCATGCCAAGATTTGCCCTGTCAATTGAGAGTGCCCGGATACTATCGGTCCGCTCTTTGACTGTTGCCTCTGAACGCCGGATATCAGCGAACTTCCGGTTTAGTGCTTCAAGATTGGATTCCCGGTCCCGGGTGTTCCGGGTTATCCCCTGTTCGGCAGTCCTGATCAGCCCTTTTGCTTCCTCAATCAGGGAGAGGAGCCTGAGATATTCAGGCCCGCTTTTCCTTTTGATCTCTTCATCGAGCTCATGAATCTCTCCACGGAGAAAACCCTTCTCATGCTCATCATGATCGATATCATCATTTGCGCGGGAGATGCCCAGTTCATGTTCACCAATCAGGCGGTCAATCTCACCTTCTTCCCGCCTCTTCTCACGCAGGGTTGCAAGATTCCGCATGGCGCAGAACCGATCAAGGTCCTCCTGCAGAGCCCGGTATGCAAGGGCTTCTTCCCGCTCCACCCGGAGAACCTCCTGCCGTTCAACCAGTTCATGCAGGAGGATCTCCTCACGCTCAATCCGCCACCGCACCACATCAAGTTCGGCCATCGACTGATCACGCTTCTGATCGAATTCGGAGACGCCTGCTATCTCGTCGATGATCTTGCGCCGTTCCATATCGGACATCTCCATGATGCGGGCGACATCTCCCTGCATCACCACATTATATCCCTGGGGCCTGATTCCGTGGCGTGAGAGAAAGGAGAGGACGTCCCCCTGTTTACAGAGACGTCCATTTAAGTAATTATAGGAGTAATAGCCGTTCGCTGTCCGCTTGATCCTTCGGGTGATCCGTGTTCCGTCAGAGAAGCCGACAACAACCTCGGCGGTGTTTTTTGATGAGGTGGTATTGATCAGGTCAGTTAAGCGCTCTGCACGGAGACCCCGGGCAGAGGTGATACCAAGCGCAAAAAGAATACTGTCGAGGATATTGCTCTTCCCCGAACCATTCGGCCCTGAAACGACAGTAAACCCTGTTTCAAGCGGGATTTTCGTCTTTCGGGCGAAAGATTTGAAGTTGTCGATCTCAAGCTGCGTGATGTGCAAGGATCATACTCCTTCAACCCTTCAGATTATTTCCTGCGGCGGATGGTGCGTGAAGACCTGGTATCATCGCCTTCTTCGTCCTTCCCGTCAGAGCCGCCTGTGACATCGGCATCATCGGGTGCTTCATAGATCTTACTCTCGATCTTTCCTTTCTTCATCTGTGTCGCAGGCGCATACCCGCTGCTTGCCACGATATAATCGTTCCGGACCCGCTTTTCCGGCTTCAATGTACCATCAGGCTGCATGATCAGCTCCATATCAGCGGTATCGACCGGCGGTTCAGTCTCTGGTGCTGGTGATGCGCCACGTGATTCCTGCTGCTGTTCCCGTGACCGGGGAGGCTCACTTTCAGAGAAGACCCGCTGCCGGGAGCGGGGATCCCGTCTCCTCTGTTTCGGATCTTCCTCTGACACCTCTTCCTGTTCTATTGGCGGGGATGGTGGCACACCTGCCGCACCCTTATCACGCTCTTCGACATTCCTGACAATCTTTCGTGTAACCGATTTGAGATCCAGTGTCTCATCCATCAGCCCTTTGAGCATTGCCTCAAGTTCCCGCACTTTTTTCTCAAGTGCAGTAATCCGCTCATCCAGTACCCCGCCGGCAACCCGGACCGGCTCATCTTCGCGCTTCACCTTCTCCATCTCCCGTTCCTTCTCCTCAAGCTCATGTTCAAGAAACTTCATTCGTGCATCCATTCTTCGCCCACAACCCCTCATTTGTAAGATCTGACTCACGGATGATAATGCTTTGCCTTCGCTGTTTACAAGAAAGGATATTACCTTTTTACCACCATTTCTATTTATATGTCATTCCTTGAACGCGACGATCCGGATGTCGCAGCTATTATAGAACGAGAACGGCAGAGACAGGTCTTCGGACTTGAGTTGATTGCATCTGAAAATGTTGTGACCCGTGCGGTCATGGAAGCCACAGGCTCGATCATGTGTAATAAATACGCTGAGGGGTATCCAGGCAAGCGCTATTATGGCGGCTGCGAGTTCCATGACGAGGTTGAGAACCTGGCACGGGAGAGGCTCTGCAGGCTCTTCTCAGCTGAACACAGCAATGTCCAGGCGCATTCCGGAAGCCAGGCAAACCAGGCAGTCTATTTTGCAACCATCCAGCCAAAGGACGCCATCATGAGCCAGAGCCTGACCCAGGGCGGCCATCTCTCCCATGGATCTCCTGTGAACATCAGCGGGAAGCTCTATGATGTACATCCATATGGTGTCGACTATGAGAGCGAGGTGCTTGATTATGGCGCAATTGCTGAGATGGCACGAGAGGTGAAACCGAAGATGATCGTCTGTGGTGCCTCAGCATACCCGCGTGAGATCGATTTTGCGGCCTTTGCCGAGATCGCAGAAGACGTGGGTGCCGTCTGCATGGCAGATATCGCTCATATCGCCGGACTCGTCGCAGCAGGCATCCATAATTCACCTGTCAGTGTCTGTGACTATACCACCACCACCACCCATAAAACACTCCGCGGTCCACGCGGGGGTGCGATCCTCTGCCGAAAAGAGGATGCACAGATGATTGACAAATCCATCTTCCCCGGTCTCCAGGGCGGCCCCCTGATGCATGTTATTGCAGCAAAAGCCGTCTGTTTCAAAGAGGCGCTGAAGCCTGATTACAAGGAGTATGCAAAACAGGTCGTGAAGAATGCCAAAGTGCTGGCTGACACACTGGCAGACAATAATCTCCGCCTCTGTTCAGGTGGGACAGATAACCATCTCGTCCTCCTCGACCTCTCGGACCAGGGCATCACCGGGCTTGAAGCAGAGGATGCACTCGGGCTTGCGGGGATCACTGTGAATAAAAATACCATACCGCGTGAGAAGCGGAGTCCGTTTGTCACATCCGGCCTGCGTGTCGGTACTCCAACCGTCACCTCACGCGGCATGAAAGAAGATGAGATGAAACTGATAGGTGACTGGATTGGAAAAGTCATAAACAACATACAGAACGATTCAGTCATCAGAAAAGTGAAAGAGGAAGTCGCGGAGTTCTCCGGAAAATACCCCCTCTATCCTGATGCATCATGATCCTTGATGGAAAAAAGACGAGTGAAAAGCGGCTCCATATCCTTAGGGAGAAGATAGAAGAGTCGGGGATCTACCCCCGGCTCGCAACGGTCCTCGTCGGATCAGACCCTGCCTCAGAGCTCTATGTCAGGATGAAACACCGTGCCTGCGAACAGGTGGGTATCGGGTCAATCGGAGTCGACCTGCCAGCAGAATCAACGACCGGGGAGGTGCTTGACGCTGTCCGGAGGCTCAATGAAGACAGCCAGATCAGCGGTATCCTGGTGCAGCTCCCGCTTCCGCCACAGGTTGACACCCATACGATCATCGAAGCCGTTGCTCCTGAGAAGGATGTCGACGGGTTCCACCCCCTCAACCTTGGGAGGCTCTTCTCCGGAACACCGGTTTTTGCCCCCTGCACCCCGCTTGGCGTCATGAATCTCCTCTCCGAGTACGATATCGAAATTGCCGGGAAGAATGCCGTTGTCATCGGGAGGAGCATCGAGGTTGGCCGCCCGATGGCCGCGCTCCTGACAAATGCCGATGCAACGGTCACCATCGCTCATTCAAAGACAGTTGATCTTGCGTCCATAACCCAGCAGGCAGATATTGTGGTGGCAGCAGTCGGGCGTGCCCGGTTTGTCACAGCAGAGATGATTGGCTGGGGCGCAACAGTCATCGATATCGGTACAAACTACGATGAGGAGAAGAAGCTCTGCGGTGATGTGGACTTTGCGATGGTCGAGCCAAAAGCCGCAGCAATCACCCCGGTACCAGGAGGTGTTGGTCCAATGACGATAGCCACCCTGATGGAGAACACCTTCACCGCCGAAAAGATGAGGTCATGCGGACCGTTTCCATAAATAAACTCAGGATCGGGGGGAACAACCCGGTCCGGCTGATGGGCGTCATCAATACAAGCCCTGAATCTTTTTACCGGGGATCATTTGTCCCTGAAGGAAGCGTCCTTGCCTCTGCCACAGAGATGATCCAGGCGGGTGCTGATATCATTGATGTTGGTGCACGGAGTACTGCACCCGGGAGCAGGCAGATCAGTGTTGCTGAAGAGTGCAGCCGCCTTGAACTGACACTCACCGAACTTCGTGGATCAGGTATTCCGGTCTCTGTCGATACAATGCATGCAGCCGCCCTTGACCTGGCTCTTACGTACGATATTGACGCCATAAATGACATCCATGGCCTCTCAGATGAGAAATACGCAGCTATCGCTGCCGATTCGGGTCTGCCTGTCATCGCAATGGCAGCAGACCGTGAGCCGGGGGATGCTCGTGGTGCAGATGAGACGCTGCAAGCCCTGCAGCGTGTCAGCAGCCGTGCAGAACAGTATGGGATTTTGGATCTGATCCTGGATCCGGGGATCGGCAGATGGGTGCCGATCCGGCAGACTGACGATGACTGGGATCTCTGCCGCCGGTTTCATGAGTTCAGTTCCCTCGGGCGGCCTCTCCTCGCTGCTATTTCCAGGAAAAGCTTTATTGGAGATCTGCTGGCAAAGCCGGCAGAAGAGAGGCTGTCCGGGAGCCTGGCACTGACTGCCCTTTTGATTAATGCTGGTGCGGATATGGTCAGGGCGCATGACATCCGGGAGACGGCTGACCTGATTGCAATCTGTAACCACCTGCTCGGGAGGTCCGGATGAATACCTCGTTTTCTGTCCATGGCGTCAAGACCGGTCTCCTCAGGCCCGGAGATGATATCACGGAGCGGATTATCCGGGCAGCTGAGGGTGATTGCGGGATTGAAGACAGGGATATTATTGTCATTGCAGAATCCGCACTCGCATCTGCAGAAGGCCGGATCATCAGTCTTGCCGACGTTATCCCCGGCAAAGAGGCAGAGAAGTATGCAGAAGAGTACAGCATGGATCCCCGGGTCGCAGAGATCGTCATTTCTGAATCTGATGAAATAATAGGCGGCATTCCGGGATTTCTGCTCTGCATCAAGGATGATACCCTTCTCCCAAACGCCGGTGTTGACGGGTCGAACACGCCGGAAGGAACAATAGTCCCTCTCCCGGCAGATCCAAACGGATCCGCATCCCGGATCAAAGCCGGTATCCGCGAGAAGACCGGATCTGATGTCGCGGTGTTGATTATTGACTCCAGGACCCATGCAATGCGGCTTGGTGTCTCGGGGGTCACCATCGGCTGCTCGGGGATGAATGCGGTCACCGACTGCCGGGGCAAAAGCGATCTCTATGGCAGGACGCTTGAGGTGACCCGGCGTGCCGTCGGCGACTGTATCGCATCAGCTGCTGAACTGGTCATGGGCGAAGCAGATGAATGTATACCTGTTGTGATCGTCCGGGGGCTTTCTGATCTGGTCGGTGAAGGAGACGGGATCGAGACGATTGCACCTGATGAATGCCTCTTTATGGGCGCGATGATGAAAAAAACAAGAGACGCCTGAACCGCACCTGGTCAGGACTCTTCTCTTGTCACACCCACCCGGCCCTTCTCTTCAACAACCGTGAACCCCAGATCTTCGAGAAACGCTCTTGCTCGCCCCTTTCCATGAATCAGCACCTCGGCAAGATCCTCTTTCTCATCGATATCGGTTGAGAGGCGGAACGAGTCGATCATCTCAACAGAAAAGCCGCACTTCTCTGCCATCGCCAGGTGTTTCCTGAAGCTCGAGCCATAGTACTGCGCCCTGAAGCACCCGGGCCGTTTCAGGAAGATGACATTTGTGCCACCGCCCCGGCCAGGAACAATCGCCATATCCGCTTCTGTTGCCAGCACCCGCTGAAGTGTTGTGGCCGTCACAAGCGGGAGATCCGCCATGATGATCAGTGCCGGACAATGAAACTGCGGGATCGCCCAGTCGATTGCCTCGTTCAGCCCTTCATTCCGCACCGCGACAAGTGCACGCTCACAGGTATAGGGAGACGTGGTGAGGAGCGTCGCAGAACACCCGGTCCGGTTCACAGCAGCCACAACATCCTCAAGCATCATTGCAGCAAAACGTTCCCGCTCCTCCTGGCTCAGGATGCAGGAGAGCCGGGTCTTTGGATTAACCGGCTTGAACGGAATCAGGGCATGGAAGTACATTGATCAGGGTATACCGAAGAAGAATTAATAAGGATCGATCCGGGATCACTCCCACCTGTGCATATATCCCCGTGCCGGGAGAACTTCCCCACGTACAAGGATCTCCCTGTCTGCAGTGACGATTCCAATGGGGGTTGCATCGACACCGGCGATTGGGAGCCGCTCCTGTGGAACTGTCGCAATCAGTTCAAAATCTCCTCCGCCATAGAGGAAGAGGGTTTCGGCATCTTCAGGAGGCAGGCCAGGGATGAGCGGGAAGAGCCCGGGATCGAGTGAGAAGCCGACACCGGAGGCACGGCTGAGATCATAGAGGGAGAGAGCAATACCATCTGAGAGATCCATCATTGAGGTTGCCCCGCCCTCTGAGAAGGCCTTTCCTTCTGCGACACGCGGTACCGGGGTGACCAGGTGCGTCCGGAACCGTTCGTCCCCGAGCAGACCGGCTTCTGCCCTGCCCGGCATGCCGGTG
This region of Methanocalculus natronophilus genomic DNA includes:
- the smc gene encoding chromosome segregation protein SMC, with translation MHITQLEIDNFKSFARKTKIPLETGFTVVSGPNGSGKSNILDSILFALGITSARGLRAERLTDLINTTSSKNTAEVVVGFSDGTRITRRIKRTANGYYSYNYLNGRLCKQGDVLSFLSRHGIRPQGYNVVMQGDVARIMEMSDMERRKIIDEIAGVSEFDQKRDQSMAELDVVRWRIEREEILLHELVERQEVLRVEREEALAYRALQEDLDRFCAMRNLATLREKRREEGEIDRLIGEHELGISRANDDIDHDEHEKGFLRGEIHELDEEIKRKSGPEYLRLLSLIEEAKGLIRTAEQGITRNTRDRESNLEALNRKFADIRRSEATVKERTDSIRALSIDRANLGMELSQAKARMEKTEAELAAATKDSEGGQAEIFSCMQELEGLKEERSRLLSEKDAVIERSRLRVSERERLAPRLQAATDERALKEREVREAESVLDGIRRDQEANEKELSAVEKKLMVLRSSREDVSSEVRSLEKKLMQLEAQQQAHGDAGGRAVEAVLGMDGVYGTIARLGKAPPEYATALNVAAGGKINHVVVTDDSVAADAIRFLKDGRLGRATFLPLEKLRVPPPLPPPEGKGVVDYAIRLLEYDPAYERAFFLVFGTTVVIDTMEHARKLLGRHRMVTLEGELLERTGAMTGGSIRRDMKGFGAAVDREMSALSERLQGLRQEEEDLSASIARQASAAEALRDERQANEQKAARHELIVDEYGKRIVQLDSEIDELSIALAALEGGEAEIAGEIADLEEKIDGFTDRISATNAHIEEIRRRMEESDAIRLAEVFSGLKRSIEDIERRLRNKEADIADLQRERQYFSKRIEEMTAEKEALNEANIRLEAENRAFEEEIAESRERISSLEEEQRQFSDEIETLRQKRSDLDEEISAVERRIIQHTNEKERHTIQVEALQERQKALAEEIAALAPETGDIECDLSMEEIDDGIATTEQKIRKIGAVNMLAIEEYDRTTARVLERTEKKDILSRERADLIERIEGFERMKREAFLSTFVAIDGNFKDIYARLARGWGRLILENEEDPFSGGLTFEVHPQDKEVRRLNMMSGGEKSLVTLALIFSIQRYMPAPFYGLDEVDMHLDGSNVEGIAHMIKSLSETSQFISISLRKPMIQGADRIIGVTIRPDKSTLVTGVKSNG
- the glyA gene encoding serine hydroxymethyltransferase is translated as MSFLERDDPDVAAIIERERQRQVFGLELIASENVVTRAVMEATGSIMCNKYAEGYPGKRYYGGCEFHDEVENLARERLCRLFSAEHSNVQAHSGSQANQAVYFATIQPKDAIMSQSLTQGGHLSHGSPVNISGKLYDVHPYGVDYESEVLDYGAIAEMAREVKPKMIVCGASAYPREIDFAAFAEIAEDVGAVCMADIAHIAGLVAAGIHNSPVSVCDYTTTTTHKTLRGPRGGAILCRKEDAQMIDKSIFPGLQGGPLMHVIAAKAVCFKEALKPDYKEYAKQVVKNAKVLADTLADNNLRLCSGGTDNHLVLLDLSDQGITGLEAEDALGLAGITVNKNTIPREKRSPFVTSGLRVGTPTVTSRGMKEDEMKLIGDWIGKVINNIQNDSVIRKVKEEVAEFSGKYPLYPDAS
- the folD gene encoding bifunctional methylenetetrahydrofolate dehydrogenase/methenyltetrahydrofolate cyclohydrolase FolD translates to MILDGKKTSEKRLHILREKIEESGIYPRLATVLVGSDPASELYVRMKHRACEQVGIGSIGVDLPAESTTGEVLDAVRRLNEDSQISGILVQLPLPPQVDTHTIIEAVAPEKDVDGFHPLNLGRLFSGTPVFAPCTPLGVMNLLSEYDIEIAGKNAVVIGRSIEVGRPMAALLTNADATVTIAHSKTVDLASITQQADIVVAAVGRARFVTAEMIGWGATVIDIGTNYDEEKKLCGDVDFAMVEPKAAAITPVPGGVGPMTIATLMENTFTAEKMRSCGPFP
- the folP gene encoding dihydropteroate synthase: MRTVSINKLRIGGNNPVRLMGVINTSPESFYRGSFVPEGSVLASATEMIQAGADIIDVGARSTAPGSRQISVAEECSRLELTLTELRGSGIPVSVDTMHAAALDLALTYDIDAINDIHGLSDEKYAAIAADSGLPVIAMAADREPGDARGADETLQALQRVSSRAEQYGILDLILDPGIGRWVPIRQTDDDWDLCRRFHEFSSLGRPLLAAISRKSFIGDLLAKPAEERLSGSLALTALLINAGADMVRAHDIRETADLIAICNHLLGRSG
- the cofE gene encoding coenzyme F420-0:L-glutamate ligase; the encoded protein is MNTSFSVHGVKTGLLRPGDDITERIIRAAEGDCGIEDRDIIVIAESALASAEGRIISLADVIPGKEAEKYAEEYSMDPRVAEIVISESDEIIGGIPGFLLCIKDDTLLPNAGVDGSNTPEGTIVPLPADPNGSASRIKAGIREKTGSDVAVLIIDSRTHAMRLGVSGVTIGCSGMNAVTDCRGKSDLYGRTLEVTRRAVGDCIASAAELVMGEADECIPVVIVRGLSDLVGEGDGIETIAPDECLFMGAMMKKTRDA
- the cofC gene encoding 2-phospho-L-lactate guanylyltransferase — protein: MYFHALIPFKPVNPKTRLSCILSQEERERFAAMMLEDVVAAVNRTGCSATLLTTSPYTCERALVAVRNEGLNEAIDWAIPQFHCPALIIMADLPLVTATTLQRVLATEADMAIVPGRGGGTNVIFLKRPGCFRAQYYGSSFRKHLAMAEKCGFSVEMIDSFRLSTDIDEKEDLAEVLIHGKGRARAFLEDLGFTVVEEKGRVGVTREES